In a genomic window of Aggregatimonas sangjinii:
- a CDS encoding vWA domain-containing protein, with protein sequence MLLLINPKFTKNDYRIEKTNLMVLVDNSSSMQDSEIAETLQSLKERQELADKFDINYHSFGNQLNAGDSLTYAEGNTNIAKALKSLKTIYGTTNGAVVLLSDGNQTLGEDYEFYAKNLQLPVYPLVIGDTTTYEDLRIDQVNVNKYAFLKNKFPIESYISYQGQGSVSATVAITVDGKSVYKENIDFNTTSKTKMVNTLLNASSVGVKNIRISVSGLNQERNTQNNSRSVAVEVIDEKTNVMIISDVLHPDIGALKKAIESNEQRAVSIQKSTANTSDFDEVNLFILYQPKASFKGVYEFIQQKKANSLTIVGPKTDLNFVNSVQRTFNQQLFNYTEETTPDVNPGFSFFDVSDFSVDDFPPLDANMGTININKPGETILSRKVRGVSLKEPLLHLTEQDGQREAMLFGENIWKWRVQSYRNAKNFKNFDEFIGKLVRYLAITKPKTRFSLDYESVYEGANDAKIEATYFDKAYEFNPNAVIDLELKHTESGKVSQLTMLLKNGYFEADLTNLAPGKYNFTAKVATENLTKSGSFTILDFDVEKRFLSSNYKKLDRLASNTSGKSYFSNDVIALGDSLMASDRFLPVQKSEQNIVSLIDFRLLLGIIALTLALEWFIRKYNGLN encoded by the coding sequence TTGCTTCTCCTGATTAATCCAAAATTCACCAAAAACGATTACCGTATCGAAAAGACCAATCTCATGGTTTTGGTCGATAATTCGTCTTCAATGCAAGACTCCGAGATAGCGGAAACTTTGCAGTCTCTCAAAGAAAGACAGGAATTGGCCGATAAATTCGATATCAACTATCACAGTTTTGGGAATCAACTGAATGCCGGCGATAGCCTTACCTACGCCGAGGGCAATACCAATATTGCCAAGGCCTTGAAATCGTTAAAAACCATTTACGGTACGACCAATGGAGCCGTGGTGTTGCTGTCGGATGGCAATCAGACCCTTGGAGAAGACTATGAATTTTATGCCAAAAATTTACAACTCCCTGTTTATCCTCTAGTAATTGGCGACACGACCACCTACGAAGACCTTCGTATCGATCAGGTGAACGTAAACAAATATGCCTTTCTCAAGAATAAATTTCCGATCGAGAGCTATATATCCTACCAAGGACAAGGTTCGGTTTCGGCCACGGTAGCTATCACCGTCGACGGAAAATCGGTGTATAAAGAGAACATCGATTTCAATACTACCTCCAAAACCAAGATGGTCAATACCCTTTTAAATGCCAGTTCTGTCGGGGTAAAGAACATCCGAATTTCGGTATCCGGGTTAAATCAGGAACGCAACACGCAAAACAATAGTCGATCAGTAGCTGTAGAGGTCATCGATGAGAAAACGAATGTGATGATCATCTCCGATGTGTTGCATCCCGATATCGGGGCGTTGAAAAAGGCTATCGAAAGTAATGAGCAGCGGGCCGTATCCATCCAGAAAAGTACTGCAAATACGAGCGACTTCGACGAGGTAAATCTTTTTATCCTCTACCAGCCTAAGGCATCGTTTAAGGGCGTTTATGAATTCATCCAACAGAAAAAAGCAAATTCCCTCACCATAGTCGGCCCGAAGACGGATTTGAATTTCGTGAATTCCGTTCAGCGAACATTCAATCAACAGCTATTCAATTATACCGAGGAGACCACACCGGATGTGAATCCCGGTTTTTCGTTCTTTGACGTGTCCGATTTTTCCGTGGATGATTTTCCGCCGCTTGATGCGAATATGGGCACCATCAATATCAACAAGCCAGGGGAAACCATATTGAGTCGTAAGGTGCGCGGTGTTAGTTTAAAGGAACCCTTGTTGCACTTGACGGAACAGGACGGGCAACGGGAGGCCATGCTTTTCGGGGAGAATATTTGGAAATGGCGCGTACAGAGCTATCGAAATGCCAAAAACTTCAAAAATTTTGACGAATTTATTGGAAAGCTAGTTCGCTACCTGGCCATTACAAAGCCAAAGACCCGATTTTCCTTGGATTACGAATCGGTGTATGAAGGTGCGAACGATGCGAAAATTGAAGCTACCTACTTTGATAAGGCTTACGAATTTAATCCAAACGCCGTCATTGATTTAGAATTAAAGCACACCGAAAGTGGTAAAGTCAGCCAATTGACCATGCTCTTGAAAAATGGATATTTTGAGGCGGATTTGACCAACCTTGCCCCGGGCAAATATAATTTTACGGCAAAAGTAGCCACTGAAAATCTGACCAAATCAGGTAGCTTTACCATACTCGATTTTGACGTAGAAAAACGCTTCTTGTCAAGTAACTATAAAAAACTCGATCGTTTGGCGAGCAACACTTCGGGCAAAAGCTATTTTTCGAATGATGTAATAGCCTTGGGCGATTCGCTCATGGCCTCCGATCGCTTTTTACCGGTGCAAAAGAGCGAGCAAAATATTGTGTCCTTAATTGATTTTCGACTACTTTTAGGCATAATTGCATTAACGCTCGCATTAGAGTGGTTCATAAGAAAATACAACGGTTTAAACTAG
- the fabG gene encoding 3-oxoacyl-[acyl-carrier-protein] reductase, whose amino-acid sequence MKLLEGKNVIITGASRGIGMGIAQVFADHGANVAFTYSSSEAPALELEKELAAKGVKAKAYKSNAASFEQSEQLIAQVLEDFGGIDVLINNAGITKDNLLMRMAEEDFDTVIEINLKSVFNMTKAVQRTMLKQRKGSIINMSSVVGVKGNAGQTNYAASKAGMIGFTKSVALELGSRNIRCNAIAPGFIETEMTAKLDEKTVQGWRDGIPLKRGGSPEDIANACLFFASDLSDYVTGQVLNVDGGMLT is encoded by the coding sequence ATGAAATTACTCGAAGGGAAAAACGTAATCATCACCGGGGCAAGTAGGGGAATTGGTATGGGCATTGCCCAAGTATTCGCCGATCACGGGGCAAATGTAGCCTTCACTTATAGTTCTAGCGAGGCGCCTGCCTTGGAACTAGAGAAAGAACTGGCCGCAAAGGGGGTAAAAGCAAAGGCTTATAAAAGCAATGCTGCCAGCTTTGAACAGTCAGAGCAATTGATAGCCCAGGTACTGGAAGACTTCGGGGGCATAGACGTCCTTATCAATAACGCGGGTATTACGAAAGACAATCTGTTGATGCGTATGGCGGAGGAGGATTTCGATACGGTAATCGAAATCAATCTGAAGTCCGTTTTCAACATGACCAAAGCAGTGCAACGCACCATGCTTAAACAACGCAAGGGCTCGATTATCAACATGAGTAGTGTTGTGGGTGTAAAGGGAAATGCCGGTCAAACGAACTATGCTGCTTCCAAAGCGGGAATGATAGGGTTTACGAAGTCCGTAGCCTTGGAGCTCGGCTCTCGGAATATTCGTTGCAATGCCATCGCGCCCGGTTTTATCGAAACGGAAATGACGGCCAAGCTGGATGAGAAAACTGTTCAGGGTTGGCGAGACGGCATTCCATTGAAACGCGGTGGAAGCCCCGAGGATATCGCCAATGCCTGTCTGTTTTTTGCTTCCGACCTTTCAGACTATGTTACCGGACAAGTATTGAATGTAGATGGCGGCATGCTTACCTAG